In Mycolicibacterium aubagnense, the DNA window CACCGGCGTGCCGAAAGCCTTGCGCTCCTTGACATATTCGATGGTCGTTGCCACCGCGGCACGCGCCTGGCAGACAGACCCGACGGCGACCGTCATCCGCTCCTGCGGCAGGTTGTGGCCGAGGTAGCCGAACGCCTCGCCCTCCTCCCCCAGCAGGTTGGCCGCCGGGACCCGCACATCGGTGAAGGCGAGTTCGACAGTGTCCTGCTCCTTACAGCCCATCTTGTCCAGCACCCGGCCCTTTTCGAAGCCCGGCATGCCGTCCTCCACGACGATCAACGACAATCCGCGCCGGCGGTTCTCCGGATCAGTAGAGGTACGGGCCACCACGATCACCAGGTCGGCCAGCAGCCCACCGGTGATGAACGTCTTGGCGCCGTTGAGGACGAAGGTGTCACCGTCGCGGACCGCGGTGGTCCGCACCCCGGCGAGATCGGAACCCGTACCGGGCTCGGTCATCGCGACGGCCGTCAGCAAGGTGCCGGCCGCCAGGCCGGGAAACCAACGAGCGCACTGTTTGTCGTTGGCGTAGCGCAGGAAGTACGGCAGAATCACGTCGAGCTGGGTACGGACCGTCGAGAGCGTGACGAGCGCGCGCGCCGCTTCTTCTTGCAGCACGACGTTGTAGCGGTAGTCGGGCAGTCCCGATCCCCCGTACTCCTCGGGGATGGCCATGCCGAGCATCCCCAGCGAGCCCATCTTCTCGAAGATCGAACGGGGCATCTGACCGGCCTTCTCCCAATCGGCGAAGGATGGCTCCACCTCCTTGGCGACGAAGTCGCGGACCAACTTCCGGAAGGACTCGTGGTCTTCGGTGAACAGATCGCGGCGCATCAAGACTCCAATCTGGGCACGGCCCACCGGCCGGTGAACGTCGGTTCGCGTTTGGCGGCGAATGCCGCATACGCCTCCGCGGCATCCGCGGTGGCGAAATTGACTGCCTGGGATCGGGATTCGTTGGCCAGCGCTTCCCGGAGGGTGGCGTCGGCGCCCTGGTTCAGCAAGGCCTTGGCCTGACCGAGCGCCACCGGTGGGC includes these proteins:
- a CDS encoding acyl-CoA dehydrogenase family protein: MRRDLFTEDHESFRKLVRDFVAKEVEPSFADWEKAGQMPRSIFEKMGSLGMLGMAIPEEYGGSGLPDYRYNVVLQEEAARALVTLSTVRTQLDVILPYFLRYANDKQCARWFPGLAAGTLLTAVAMTEPGTGSDLAGVRTTAVRDGDTFVLNGAKTFITGGLLADLVIVVARTSTDPENRRRGLSLIVVEDGMPGFEKGRVLDKMGCKEQDTVELAFTDVRVPAANLLGEEGEAFGYLGHNLPQERMTVAVGSVCQARAAVATTIEYVKERKAFGTPVASFQNTKFELAAMSAEIEAAQTMIDKAVSELNAGELSGADAARVKLFCTEVQARVVDRCVQLFGGYGYMLEYPITRLYMNARVARIYAGTSEVMKLIIAKSLGL